The Salvelinus namaycush isolate Seneca chromosome 8, SaNama_1.0, whole genome shotgun sequence genome has a segment encoding these proteins:
- the LOC120052822 gene encoding butyrophilin subfamily 1 member A1-like isoform X3, which translates to MERGNVSLTLERVTLEDRGEYVCRVSSEQWFDKASVFLTVKGKWLGTGSQNICLVQSFHGCNMPSHSHFIFSLVLGGIPVLSVAVGGGGQVNITCLSEGWSPQPKLSWKNKEGTEIRNEQEVLNTFDPLGLVSVSSWLLYPPSDSDWLSCTVSLSEEEKRESRVLPHKPGAWKEDFIVTLVLSLLLLSALSTVVCILLKHRDQMKLEQNKSGTENSLEKRPVKEGKNLQENITMDENTAHGTIRVTQDGKTAHYIKEKETMKSSDQRHPHVLANQSFGSEQHYWEVKVRDETVDKAVGDCGQLSWYVGVARDNAKRTSTVAVTPLHGF; encoded by the exons atggagagagggaacgTGTCCCTGACACTGGAGAGGGTCACACTGGAAGACAGGGGGGAGTATGTGTGCCGTGTCAGCAGCGAACAATGGTTCGATAAGGCCAGTGTATTCCTCACAGTGAAGGGTAAGTGGCTGGGGACAGGTTCACAGAACATATGCCTTGTCCAATCCTTTCATGGTTGTAACATGCCCTCACACTCACACTTTATATTTTCACTAGTATTAGGTGGTATCCCAGTTCTCTCTGTAGCTGTAGGAGGAGGAGGTCAGGTGAACATTACCTGTTTATCAGAGGGATGGTCACCACAACCTAAACTTTCATGGAAAAACAAAGAGGGGACAGAGATCAGAAATGAACAAGAAGTACTCAACACCTTTG ATCCCCTGGGCTTGGTGAGTGTCAGTAGTTGGCTGCTGTACCCTCCCTCAGACTCAGATTGGCTCTCCtgtactgtctctctgtctgaggaagagaagagagagagtagagtccTTCCTCACAAACCTG GTGCCTGGAAAGAAGATTTCATTGTGACTTTGGTCCTGTCTCTGCTCCTTCTCagtgctctgtcaactgtggtcTGCATTCTGCTCAAACATAGAG ATCAAATGAAGCTTGAACAGAATAAATCAG GGACAGAAAACAGTCTGGAGAAACGACCTGTCAAAGAAGGAAAGAATCTACAAG AGAACATTACTATGGATGAAAACACTGCTCATGGTACAATTAGAGTGACTCAAGACGGAAAGACAGCTCATTACATCAAAGAAAAAGAAACTATGAAATCTTCCGATCAAAGGCATCCTCATGTATTGGCTAATCAGAGTTTCGGATCAGAACAACACTACTGGGAAGTTAAGGTGAGGGATGAAACCGTGGATAAAGCAGTGGGTGACTGTGGGCAACTGTCATGGTATGTTGGTGTGGCCAGAGATAATGCTAAGAGAACATCTACAGTCGCTGTAACACCTCTTCATGGATTCTGA
- the LOC120052822 gene encoding butyrophilin subfamily 1 member A1-like isoform X2, translating to MERGNVSLTLERVTLEDRGEYVCRVSSEQWFDKASVFLTVKGKWLGTGSQNICLVQSFHGCNMPSHSHFIFSLVLGGIPVLSVAVGGGGQVNITCLSEGWSPQPKLSWKNKEGTEIRNEQEVLNTFDPLGLVSVSSWLLYPPSDSDWLSCTVSLSEEEKRESRVLPHKPGAWKEDFIVTLVLSLLLLSALSTVVCILLKHRDQMKLEQNKSETKKLFKGTENSLEKRPVKEGKNLQENITMDENTAHGTIRVTQDGKTAHYIKEKETMKSSDQRHPHVLANQSFGSEQHYWEVKVRDETVDKAVGDCGQLSWYVGVARDNAKRTSTVAVTPLHGF from the exons atggagagagggaacgTGTCCCTGACACTGGAGAGGGTCACACTGGAAGACAGGGGGGAGTATGTGTGCCGTGTCAGCAGCGAACAATGGTTCGATAAGGCCAGTGTATTCCTCACAGTGAAGGGTAAGTGGCTGGGGACAGGTTCACAGAACATATGCCTTGTCCAATCCTTTCATGGTTGTAACATGCCCTCACACTCACACTTTATATTTTCACTAGTATTAGGTGGTATCCCAGTTCTCTCTGTAGCTGTAGGAGGAGGAGGTCAGGTGAACATTACCTGTTTATCAGAGGGATGGTCACCACAACCTAAACTTTCATGGAAAAACAAAGAGGGGACAGAGATCAGAAATGAACAAGAAGTACTCAACACCTTTG ATCCCCTGGGCTTGGTGAGTGTCAGTAGTTGGCTGCTGTACCCTCCCTCAGACTCAGATTGGCTCTCCtgtactgtctctctgtctgaggaagagaagagagagagtagagtccTTCCTCACAAACCTG GTGCCTGGAAAGAAGATTTCATTGTGACTTTGGTCCTGTCTCTGCTCCTTCTCagtgctctgtcaactgtggtcTGCATTCTGCTCAAACATAGAG ATCAAATGAAGCTTGAACAGAATAAATCAG AAACAAAAAAACTGTTTAAAG GGACAGAAAACAGTCTGGAGAAACGACCTGTCAAAGAAGGAAAGAATCTACAAG AGAACATTACTATGGATGAAAACACTGCTCATGGTACAATTAGAGTGACTCAAGACGGAAAGACAGCTCATTACATCAAAGAAAAAGAAACTATGAAATCTTCCGATCAAAGGCATCCTCATGTATTGGCTAATCAGAGTTTCGGATCAGAACAACACTACTGGGAAGTTAAGGTGAGGGATGAAACCGTGGATAAAGCAGTGGGTGACTGTGGGCAACTGTCATGGTATGTTGGTGTGGCCAGAGATAATGCTAAGAGAACATCTACAGTCGCTGTAACACCTCTTCATGGATTCTGA
- the LOC120052822 gene encoding butyrophilin subfamily 1 member A1-like isoform X4 codes for MERGNVSLTLERVTLEDRGEYVCRVSSEQWFDKASVFLTVKVLGGIPVLSVAVGGGGQVNITCLSEGWSPQPKLSWKNKEGTEIRNEQEVLNTFDPLGLVSVSSWLLYPPSDSDWLSCTVSLSEEEKRESRVLPHKPGAWKEDFIVTLVLSLLLLSALSTVVCILLKHRDQMKLEQNKSETKKLFKGTENSLEKRPVKEGKNLQDWHQVKGFKENITMDENTAHGTIRVTQDGKTAHYIKEKETMKSSDQRHPHVLANQSFGSEQHYWEVKVRDETVDKAVGDCGQLSWYVGVARDNAKRTSTVAVTPLHGF; via the exons atggagagagggaacgTGTCCCTGACACTGGAGAGGGTCACACTGGAAGACAGGGGGGAGTATGTGTGCCGTGTCAGCAGCGAACAATGGTTCGATAAGGCCAGTGTATTCCTCACAGTGAAGG TATTAGGTGGTATCCCAGTTCTCTCTGTAGCTGTAGGAGGAGGAGGTCAGGTGAACATTACCTGTTTATCAGAGGGATGGTCACCACAACCTAAACTTTCATGGAAAAACAAAGAGGGGACAGAGATCAGAAATGAACAAGAAGTACTCAACACCTTTG ATCCCCTGGGCTTGGTGAGTGTCAGTAGTTGGCTGCTGTACCCTCCCTCAGACTCAGATTGGCTCTCCtgtactgtctctctgtctgaggaagagaagagagagagtagagtccTTCCTCACAAACCTG GTGCCTGGAAAGAAGATTTCATTGTGACTTTGGTCCTGTCTCTGCTCCTTCTCagtgctctgtcaactgtggtcTGCATTCTGCTCAAACATAGAG ATCAAATGAAGCTTGAACAGAATAAATCAG AAACAAAAAAACTGTTTAAAG GGACAGAAAACAGTCTGGAGAAACGACCTGTCAAAGAAGGAAAGAATCTACAAG ATTGGCATCAGGTGAAAGGATTCAAAG AGAACATTACTATGGATGAAAACACTGCTCATGGTACAATTAGAGTGACTCAAGACGGAAAGACAGCTCATTACATCAAAGAAAAAGAAACTATGAAATCTTCCGATCAAAGGCATCCTCATGTATTGGCTAATCAGAGTTTCGGATCAGAACAACACTACTGGGAAGTTAAGGTGAGGGATGAAACCGTGGATAAAGCAGTGGGTGACTGTGGGCAACTGTCATGGTATGTTGGTGTGGCCAGAGATAATGCTAAGAGAACATCTACAGTCGCTGTAACACCTCTTCATGGATTCTGA
- the LOC120052822 gene encoding butyrophilin subfamily 1 member A1-like isoform X1, with protein MERGNVSLTLERVTLEDRGEYVCRVSSEQWFDKASVFLTVKGKWLGTGSQNICLVQSFHGCNMPSHSHFIFSLVLGGIPVLSVAVGGGGQVNITCLSEGWSPQPKLSWKNKEGTEIRNEQEVLNTFDPLGLVSVSSWLLYPPSDSDWLSCTVSLSEEEKRESRVLPHKPGAWKEDFIVTLVLSLLLLSALSTVVCILLKHRDQMKLEQNKSGTENSLEKRPVKEGKNLQDWHQVKGFKENITMDENTAHGTIRVTQDGKTAHYIKEKETMKSSDQRHPHVLANQSFGSEQHYWEVKVRDETVDKAVGDCGQLSWYVGVARDNAKRTSTVAVTPLHGF; from the exons atggagagagggaacgTGTCCCTGACACTGGAGAGGGTCACACTGGAAGACAGGGGGGAGTATGTGTGCCGTGTCAGCAGCGAACAATGGTTCGATAAGGCCAGTGTATTCCTCACAGTGAAGGGTAAGTGGCTGGGGACAGGTTCACAGAACATATGCCTTGTCCAATCCTTTCATGGTTGTAACATGCCCTCACACTCACACTTTATATTTTCACTAGTATTAGGTGGTATCCCAGTTCTCTCTGTAGCTGTAGGAGGAGGAGGTCAGGTGAACATTACCTGTTTATCAGAGGGATGGTCACCACAACCTAAACTTTCATGGAAAAACAAAGAGGGGACAGAGATCAGAAATGAACAAGAAGTACTCAACACCTTTG ATCCCCTGGGCTTGGTGAGTGTCAGTAGTTGGCTGCTGTACCCTCCCTCAGACTCAGATTGGCTCTCCtgtactgtctctctgtctgaggaagagaagagagagagtagagtccTTCCTCACAAACCTG GTGCCTGGAAAGAAGATTTCATTGTGACTTTGGTCCTGTCTCTGCTCCTTCTCagtgctctgtcaactgtggtcTGCATTCTGCTCAAACATAGAG ATCAAATGAAGCTTGAACAGAATAAATCAG GGACAGAAAACAGTCTGGAGAAACGACCTGTCAAAGAAGGAAAGAATCTACAAG ATTGGCATCAGGTGAAAGGATTCAAAG AGAACATTACTATGGATGAAAACACTGCTCATGGTACAATTAGAGTGACTCAAGACGGAAAGACAGCTCATTACATCAAAGAAAAAGAAACTATGAAATCTTCCGATCAAAGGCATCCTCATGTATTGGCTAATCAGAGTTTCGGATCAGAACAACACTACTGGGAAGTTAAGGTGAGGGATGAAACCGTGGATAAAGCAGTGGGTGACTGTGGGCAACTGTCATGGTATGTTGGTGTGGCCAGAGATAATGCTAAGAGAACATCTACAGTCGCTGTAACACCTCTTCATGGATTCTGA